TTAGGTCAAATTGGCCTTGCATTGGCAGATGCTTTTAATCAGCAAAATAGATTGGGAATGGACTTAGATGGCAACATAGGTGGAGATATATTTAAAATACCTACCGTGGGTGGCTTTGCTTACAGCGAAAATACAGGCACCGCAGCGCTTACGGCAACACTTGAGCCTGGGCGCGGCAATGAGTTGCCAGCTACCGATTTCCAAGTTACTTATACCAGCGCAACAACCGTTGAAATAACAGCTGTAGATGCCAAAGGCAATCCTATCGGTACTCCGACGACTGGTAATATTGCAGGTGGAGTCATCACGGGAACGGGCGATTATTTTGGCTTACAAATGAACGTAACTGGTAGTGGTGCAACAGGCGATAGATTTCTTGTGAAATTAAATCAACAGGCTGCAACTGGGTTGGAGCTTGCAACTCAAAGACCAGAAGCACTCGCATTAGCGTCGCCAATTCGTACTGAAAAATCAGCAGACAATAATGGTACGGCGACCATTTCAGCTGGAGTCGTCACTGATACCGACCCCGCGACCAGTGCGTTTACTGCGGGAACGCCGCCAACGTTGAATGATGGTCCTTATACTTTGACTAAAACAGCCAACGCTAACGAATATACGTTGACCAGTAATTCAGGTACAACGCATACCTTTACGGCTCCTGCGGATGGTAAAGATATTCTCTCTGGAGTGGGAGCAGCGCCTGCACCTTTTGATAACCTTGGCTTCACTTTCGATATTGAGGGTACACCGAATACCGGTGATAGTTTTGAGATTAGCTTTAACACCGGTGGCTTTGATGACAACCGTAATGGTGCAGCGCTCGATGGTCTGAAATCATCGGATTTAGTTAGACAAAATGTAGAGTCTACAGGTAGTACCGAAAGCCATAAAACCTTTAATGAAGCATATGCCGATATTGTCACTGGTGTAGGGGTTATCACCAATCAAGCAAAAACCAATGGCGCTGCATTTGAAGCGCTGGCTAATCAGTCAAGTGCATGGTTTGAGTCTCTATCGGGTGTAAACCTAGATGAAGAGGCGGCCAATTTGTTACGTTTTCAACAGTCTTACTCGGCTTCAGCGCA
This portion of the Pseudoalteromonas sp. GCY genome encodes:
- the flgK gene encoding flagellar hook-associated protein FlgK, translating into MSFDLLNIGAAGVRANSELLQTTSKNIANLNTKGYIRERTEHGTMIGGMVGRGETVRLLNQFAQQQLNRDISNQSYYEQFVTEASRVDTLFAQDSNSLSKSINSMFNNLQSAINLPSSTTNRSLFMTGAQGLVDQMDRLSGIVVDQNSIVNEQLDIFSEEANNLVQKISELNKQVASKSALNLNNVDHSVLNERDQAIKELAELVDIETLDGENGEKLVFLGTGDALVMQGGAFNLFAMKGNPDPNHKELILDIKDKNVVQLELDSGSLKGKIGGLLAFRDEVLIPAQNQLGQIGLALADAFNQQNRLGMDLDGNIGGDIFKIPTVGGFAYSENTGTAALTATLEPGRGNELPATDFQVTYTSATTVEITAVDAKGNPIGTPTTGNIAGGVITGTGDYFGLQMNVTGSGATGDRFLVKLNQQAATGLELATQRPEALALASPIRTEKSADNNGTATISAGVVTDTDPATSAFTAGTPPTLNDGPYTLTKTANANEYTLTSNSGTTHTFTAPADGKDILSGVGAAPAPFDNLGFTFDIEGTPNTGDSFEISFNTGGFDDNRNGAALDGLKSSDLVRQNVESTGSTESHKTFNEAYADIVTGVGVITNQAKTNGAAFEALANQSSAWFESLSGVNLDEEAANLLRFQQSYSASAQVISAARTVFDTLLSAAR